A portion of the Poecile atricapillus isolate bPoeAtr1 chromosome 7, bPoeAtr1.hap1, whole genome shotgun sequence genome contains these proteins:
- the CCDC17 gene encoding coiled-coil domain-containing protein 17 isoform X1 has translation MSLSEGGLEVLPFSSLCVCEVGVSQNTDDTEPRHHFVLRGVPPAVRGQRGPGRARGVPLGDVLTPRERALLRKAHPTSRRLPVEGEPPRQPLPLQRQRQPPQELLEAHERCVAEIRARTQQLERQREGLCRRLATLGARAPPGPHPEQGEPELSQGPQDQAGQVRTAQHRASLCLDTLPPPAGPLTAEARALRLSYLSSGGHDPAILEQLLHLQLEATVLEKGAMGLQRGRRMGKRQHQAQARPPTGTRAPEAAPEAAPAVPAEPPSTGRHGLDAALLAVELENRRLEDELLALKVRRERRADAGSRAAQQHTEELAQLQAEVGMLRCHAEQTRPWPHTPVFPHPIAPPLPPALALPELFMEPTGPALGPGRPTTHVAPGFPFTAFVALEDPPPAQEPPTQNRAPRR, from the exons ATGTCATTAAGTGAGGGGGGTTTGGAAGTGTtacccttttcttccctttgtgtCTGTGAGGTCGGGGTGTCCCAAAATACGGACGACACTGAGCCACGCCATCACTTTGTGCTTCGTGGGGTCCCACCAGCTgtgcggggacagcggggaccaGGGCGGGCACGTGGAGTTCCCCTGGGGGACGTGCTCACCCCCCGCGAGAGGGCCCTGCTCCGCAAGGCCCACCCCACTTCTAGGAGGCTGCCAGTGGAG GGAGAGCCCCCCCGGCAGCCGCTCCCACTGCAGAGGCAGCGGCAGCCGccgcaggagctgctggaagcccATGAACGCTGCGTGGCCGAGATCCGGGCCAGGACCCAGCAGCTGGAGCGGCAGAGAGAGG GGCTGTGCCGGCGGCTGGCGACACTGGGGGCCAGGGCACCTCCGGGCCCCCATCCCGAGCAGGGGGAGCCCGAGCTCAGCCAAGGCCCGCAAGACCAGGCCGGACAGGTCCGAACGGCACAGCACAG GGCCAGCCTCTGCCTCGACACCCTCCCACCGCCCGCGGGGCCGCTCACGGCCGAGGCCAG GGCGCTGCGACTGTCCTACCTGAGCTCCGGGGGACACGACCCGGCCATCCTGGAGCAGCTTCTCCACCTCCAGCTGGAGGCCACGGTGCTGGAGAAAGGAGCCATGGGGCTGCAAAGGGGCAGGCGGATGGGTAAGCGCCAACACCAGGCCCAGGCTCGTCCCCCCACAGGGACCAGGGCCCCAGAGGCGGCACctgaggcagccccagctgtgcctgcagagccTCCCAGCACTGGCAGACACGGTCTGGATGCGGCACTGCTGGCCGTGGAGCTGGAGAACCGGCGTCTGGAAGATGAACTGTTGGCACTGAAGgtcaggagggagaggagagcagatGCTG GCTCGCgggcagcccagcagcacacagaggaactggcccagctccaggcagaggtGGGAATGCTGCGATGCCACGCAGAGCAGACGAGACCATGGCCACACACCCCTGTCTTCCCACACCCTATAGCTCCCccactgccaccagccctggccctgccagaACTTTTCATG gagCCCACCGGGCCAGCACTGGGGCCTGGCAGGCCCACAACTCATGTGGCCCCTGGATTCCCCTTCACGGCCTTTGTGGCCCTGGAGGACCCTCCCCCTGCTCAGGAACCCCCAACACAAAACAGGGCTCCCAGAAGGTGA
- the NASP gene encoding nuclear autoantigenic sperm protein isoform X2, with protein MQSSATAAPPCVEPAPASQTRMEEELAAPSTSTDKTDSMDVDGESKKLLGLGQKHLVMGNIPAAVNAFQEAASLLGKKYGETADECAEAFFYYGKSLLELARMENGVLGNALEGVQVEEEGEKAEDDSALPAADEEAREELREQVYNAMGEEAKKSTEESTVVSEKEIKEEDAKMKEITEEQPKEAAADKDAKPKEVEEKTEISVGREETSEEQKQVPVKEEAAVEEKEVEKEQKTVPEDKIEKASEEKERTTEVSDKEAKAAGEEAEAGEVSVEEKGEMGEQSAEATEKEPAVEKGETVEGQTQTAVEEKAEAEEAAAVEQKEAAEGDAEVAEQKAEEKQEPVETVTEEKPGESKETESSEEPVPTEGKEPPNDMKEKAEVAAKVEKEEKKDDLMEEGEGAKVEKEEKDDLMEEGEETEESEEEDKENDKAEDDKENELTVEDKESEEDEIGNLELAWDMLELAKVIYKRQETKEAQLHAAQAHLKLGEVSIESENYTQAIEEFQACLALQQKYLEAHDRLLAESHYQLALAYHYNSDFDEAVLQFGKSMEVIDKRLAILTERTKKADTGSPEDEKEIEELKGLLPEIKEKIEDSKESQKSAKVAELGLKATLVGTTSGFAQSEDRGSVSTIPVRKGADGASQCVTDISHLVRKKTVTKDNSVLEMVAP; from the exons ATGCAATCCTCGGCCACCGCCGCTCCCCCCTGCGTTGAGCCCGCGCCGGCCTCCCAGACTAG GATGGAAGAGGAACTGGCAGCTCCTTCCACATCCACAGACAAGACAGACAG TATGGATGTGGACGGAGAATCAAAGAAACTATTGGGTTTGGGACAGAAACACTTGGTAATGGGAAATATTCCAGCTGCTGTGAATGCATTCCAGGAAGCTGCAAGCTTACT GGGTAAAAAATATGGTGAGACAGCGGATGAGTGTGcagaagcttttttttattatggaaAATCTCTCCTGGAGTTGGCAAG AATGGAAAATGGTGTGCTGGGAAATGCCTTAGAAGGGGTGCaggtggaagaggaaggagaaaaggcaGAAGATGACTCTGCATTGCCAGCTGCTGATG AAGAAGCAAGGGAGGAGTTGAGAGAACAGGTTTATAACGCCATGGGGGAAGAAGCCAAAAAGTCCACAGAGGAGTCTACAGTAGTATCTGAGAAGGAAATCAAAGAAGAGGATGCTAAAATGAAGGAGATTACAGAAGAACAACCCAAAGAAGCAGCTGCTGACAAGGATGCAAAGCCCAAAGAGGTTGAAGAGAAGACTGAGATTTCTGTGGGAAGAGAAGAAACTTCAGAAGAGCAGAAGCAGGTGCCTGTGAAAGAGGAGGCAGCTGTGGAAGAGAAGGAGGTAGAAAAAGAGCAGAAGACTGTGCCTGAGGACAAGATAGAGAAGGCAAGTGAGGAGAAGGAGAGAACGACAGAAGTGTCAGACAAGGAGGCAAAGGCAGCTGGAGAAGAGGCTGAAGCGGGAGAAGTGTCTGtggaagagaagggagagatgGGAGAACAGTCAgcagaagcaacagaaaaagaGCCAGCTGTGGAGAAGGGAGAGACTGTAGAAGGGCAGACACAGACAGCTGTAGAAGAGAAGGCAGAAGCAgaggaagcagctgctgtggaacagaaagaagCTGCAGAAGGGGATGCAGAGGTGGCTGAACAGAAGGCAGAAGAGAAACAAGAGCCAGTAGAGACAGTTACAGAAGAGAAACCAGGTGAATCTAAAGAGACAGAGTCTTCAGAGGAACCTGTGCCCACAGAGGGCAAAGAGCCGCCTAATGAcatgaaagaaaaggctgaagtTGCTGCTAAGgtagagaaagaggaaaagaaagatgacCTGATGGAAGAGGGTGAAGGTGCTAAGgtagaaaaagaagagaaagatgaCCTGATGGAAGAGGGAGAAG AAACAGAAGAATCTGAAGAGGAAGATAAAGAAAATGATAAAGCTGAAGATGATAAGGAGAATGAATTGACAGTGGAAGACAAG GAAAGCGAGGAGGATGAAATTGGCAATCTTGAGCTAGCCTGGGACATGCTGGAGTTAGCAAAAGTCATTTATAAGAG ACAAGAAACAAAAGAAGCTCAGCTCCATGCAGCTCAAGCCCATTTGAAGTTAGGAGAAGTTAGCATTGAATCTG AAAACTACACACAGGCAATAGAGGAGTTCCAGGcctgcctggccctgcagcAGAAGTACCTGGAGGCTCATGACCGGCTGCTGGCTGAGAGCCACTACCAGCTCGCCCTGGCCTACCACTACAACAGCGACTTCGACgaggctgtgctgcagtttgggaagTCCATGGAGGTCATAGACAAGAGACTGG CAATACTGACTGAGCGGACAAAGAAGGCAGACACTGGGTCCCCTGAGGACGAGAAGGAGATAGAAGAACTGAAGGGACTGCTTCCTGAAATTAAAGAGAAGATAGAAGATTCAAAGGAGTCACAGAAGAGTGCAAAAGTAGCTGAGCTAGGACTGAAAGCAACTCTG GTTGGAACTACATCTGGCTTTGCACAAAGTGAAGACCGTGGTTCTGTGTCCACA ATTCCAGTAAGGAAAGGAGCTGATGGTGCATCTCAGTGTGTAACAGACATATCTCATTTAGTCAGGAAAAAG ACTGTTACTAAGGATAACTCAGTCCTGGAGATGGTGGCACCCTAA
- the CCDC17 gene encoding coiled-coil domain-containing protein 17 isoform X2, whose amino-acid sequence MSLSEGGLEVLPFSSLCVCEVGVSQNTDDTEPRHHFVLRGVPPAVRGQRGPGRARGVPLGDVLTPRERALLRKAHPTSRRLPVEGEPPRQPLPLQRQRQPPQELLEAHERCVAEIRARTQQLERQREGLCRRLATLGARAPPGPHPEQGEPELSQGPQDQAGQVRTAQHRASLCLDTLPPPAGPLTAEARALRLSYLSSGGHDPAILEQLLHLQLEATVLEKGAMGLQRGRRMEPPSTGRHGLDAALLAVELENRRLEDELLALKVRRERRADAGSRAAQQHTEELAQLQAEVGMLRCHAEQTRPWPHTPVFPHPIAPPLPPALALPELFMEPTGPALGPGRPTTHVAPGFPFTAFVALEDPPPAQEPPTQNRAPRR is encoded by the exons ATGTCATTAAGTGAGGGGGGTTTGGAAGTGTtacccttttcttccctttgtgtCTGTGAGGTCGGGGTGTCCCAAAATACGGACGACACTGAGCCACGCCATCACTTTGTGCTTCGTGGGGTCCCACCAGCTgtgcggggacagcggggaccaGGGCGGGCACGTGGAGTTCCCCTGGGGGACGTGCTCACCCCCCGCGAGAGGGCCCTGCTCCGCAAGGCCCACCCCACTTCTAGGAGGCTGCCAGTGGAG GGAGAGCCCCCCCGGCAGCCGCTCCCACTGCAGAGGCAGCGGCAGCCGccgcaggagctgctggaagcccATGAACGCTGCGTGGCCGAGATCCGGGCCAGGACCCAGCAGCTGGAGCGGCAGAGAGAGG GGCTGTGCCGGCGGCTGGCGACACTGGGGGCCAGGGCACCTCCGGGCCCCCATCCCGAGCAGGGGGAGCCCGAGCTCAGCCAAGGCCCGCAAGACCAGGCCGGACAGGTCCGAACGGCACAGCACAG GGCCAGCCTCTGCCTCGACACCCTCCCACCGCCCGCGGGGCCGCTCACGGCCGAGGCCAG GGCGCTGCGACTGTCCTACCTGAGCTCCGGGGGACACGACCCGGCCATCCTGGAGCAGCTTCTCCACCTCCAGCTGGAGGCCACGGTGCTGGAGAAAGGAGCCATGGGGCTGCAAAGGGGCAGGCGGATGG agccTCCCAGCACTGGCAGACACGGTCTGGATGCGGCACTGCTGGCCGTGGAGCTGGAGAACCGGCGTCTGGAAGATGAACTGTTGGCACTGAAGgtcaggagggagaggagagcagatGCTG GCTCGCgggcagcccagcagcacacagaggaactggcccagctccaggcagaggtGGGAATGCTGCGATGCCACGCAGAGCAGACGAGACCATGGCCACACACCCCTGTCTTCCCACACCCTATAGCTCCCccactgccaccagccctggccctgccagaACTTTTCATG gagCCCACCGGGCCAGCACTGGGGCCTGGCAGGCCCACAACTCATGTGGCCCCTGGATTCCCCTTCACGGCCTTTGTGGCCCTGGAGGACCCTCCCCCTGCTCAGGAACCCCCAACACAAAACAGGGCTCCCAGAAGGTGA
- the NASP gene encoding nuclear autoantigenic sperm protein isoform X1 produces MQSSATAAPPCVEPAPASQTRMEEELAAPSTSTDKTDSMDVDGESKKLLGLGQKHLVMGNIPAAVNAFQEAASLLGKKYGETADECAEAFFYYGKSLLELARMENGVLGNALEGVQVEEEGEKAEDDSALPAADEEAREELREQVYNAMGEEAKKSTEESTVVSEKEIKEEDAKMKEITEEQPKEAAADKDAKPKEVEEKTEISVGREETSEEQKQVPVKEEAAVEEKEVEKEQKTVPEDKIEKASEEKERTTEVSDKEAKAAGEEAEAGEVSVEEKGEMGEQSAEATEKEPAVEKGETVEGQTQTAVEEKAEAEEAAAVEQKEAAEGDAEVAEQKAEEKQEPVETVTEEKPGESKETESSEEPVPTEGKEPPNDMKEKAEVAAKVEKEEKKDDLMEEGEGAKVEKEEKDDLMEEGEETEESEEEDKENDKAEDDKENELTVEDKESEEDEIGNLELAWDMLELAKVIYKRQETKEAQLHAAQAHLKLGEVSIESENYTQAIEEFQACLALQQKYLEAHDRLLAESHYQLALAYHYNSDFDEAVLQFGKSMEVIDKRLAILTERTKKADTGSPEDEKEIEELKGLLPEIKEKIEDSKESQKSAKVAELGLKATLVGTTSGFAQSEDRGSVSTIPVRKGADGASQCVTDISHLVRKKRKPEEETHQGDNEAKKSKPEPAVNGGGGEPVPSGNEVAEKMEEETEKRPQAESGAAVESTV; encoded by the exons ATGCAATCCTCGGCCACCGCCGCTCCCCCCTGCGTTGAGCCCGCGCCGGCCTCCCAGACTAG GATGGAAGAGGAACTGGCAGCTCCTTCCACATCCACAGACAAGACAGACAG TATGGATGTGGACGGAGAATCAAAGAAACTATTGGGTTTGGGACAGAAACACTTGGTAATGGGAAATATTCCAGCTGCTGTGAATGCATTCCAGGAAGCTGCAAGCTTACT GGGTAAAAAATATGGTGAGACAGCGGATGAGTGTGcagaagcttttttttattatggaaAATCTCTCCTGGAGTTGGCAAG AATGGAAAATGGTGTGCTGGGAAATGCCTTAGAAGGGGTGCaggtggaagaggaaggagaaaaggcaGAAGATGACTCTGCATTGCCAGCTGCTGATG AAGAAGCAAGGGAGGAGTTGAGAGAACAGGTTTATAACGCCATGGGGGAAGAAGCCAAAAAGTCCACAGAGGAGTCTACAGTAGTATCTGAGAAGGAAATCAAAGAAGAGGATGCTAAAATGAAGGAGATTACAGAAGAACAACCCAAAGAAGCAGCTGCTGACAAGGATGCAAAGCCCAAAGAGGTTGAAGAGAAGACTGAGATTTCTGTGGGAAGAGAAGAAACTTCAGAAGAGCAGAAGCAGGTGCCTGTGAAAGAGGAGGCAGCTGTGGAAGAGAAGGAGGTAGAAAAAGAGCAGAAGACTGTGCCTGAGGACAAGATAGAGAAGGCAAGTGAGGAGAAGGAGAGAACGACAGAAGTGTCAGACAAGGAGGCAAAGGCAGCTGGAGAAGAGGCTGAAGCGGGAGAAGTGTCTGtggaagagaagggagagatgGGAGAACAGTCAgcagaagcaacagaaaaagaGCCAGCTGTGGAGAAGGGAGAGACTGTAGAAGGGCAGACACAGACAGCTGTAGAAGAGAAGGCAGAAGCAgaggaagcagctgctgtggaacagaaagaagCTGCAGAAGGGGATGCAGAGGTGGCTGAACAGAAGGCAGAAGAGAAACAAGAGCCAGTAGAGACAGTTACAGAAGAGAAACCAGGTGAATCTAAAGAGACAGAGTCTTCAGAGGAACCTGTGCCCACAGAGGGCAAAGAGCCGCCTAATGAcatgaaagaaaaggctgaagtTGCTGCTAAGgtagagaaagaggaaaagaaagatgacCTGATGGAAGAGGGTGAAGGTGCTAAGgtagaaaaagaagagaaagatgaCCTGATGGAAGAGGGAGAAG AAACAGAAGAATCTGAAGAGGAAGATAAAGAAAATGATAAAGCTGAAGATGATAAGGAGAATGAATTGACAGTGGAAGACAAG GAAAGCGAGGAGGATGAAATTGGCAATCTTGAGCTAGCCTGGGACATGCTGGAGTTAGCAAAAGTCATTTATAAGAG ACAAGAAACAAAAGAAGCTCAGCTCCATGCAGCTCAAGCCCATTTGAAGTTAGGAGAAGTTAGCATTGAATCTG AAAACTACACACAGGCAATAGAGGAGTTCCAGGcctgcctggccctgcagcAGAAGTACCTGGAGGCTCATGACCGGCTGCTGGCTGAGAGCCACTACCAGCTCGCCCTGGCCTACCACTACAACAGCGACTTCGACgaggctgtgctgcagtttgggaagTCCATGGAGGTCATAGACAAGAGACTGG CAATACTGACTGAGCGGACAAAGAAGGCAGACACTGGGTCCCCTGAGGACGAGAAGGAGATAGAAGAACTGAAGGGACTGCTTCCTGAAATTAAAGAGAAGATAGAAGATTCAAAGGAGTCACAGAAGAGTGCAAAAGTAGCTGAGCTAGGACTGAAAGCAACTCTG GTTGGAACTACATCTGGCTTTGCACAAAGTGAAGACCGTGGTTCTGTGTCCACA ATTCCAGTAAGGAAAGGAGCTGATGGTGCATCTCAGTGTGTAACAGACATATCTCATTTAGTCAGGAAAAAG AGGAAACCAGAGGAGGAGACTCATCAGGGAGACAATGAAGCCAAGAAATCTAAACCAGAACCGGCTGTCAATGGTGGTGGTGGGGAGCCTGTCCCCAGTGGAAATGAGGTTGCGGAAAAAATGGAAGAGGAG ACAGAGAAAAGGCCACAAGCAGAATCAGGGGCTGCAGTTGAAAGCACAGTATGA